Sequence from the Longimicrobiaceae bacterium genome:
GCACGCGCGTCGCGACCGCCGCGCTCAGCTCCTCGCGGCGAACCACGGCGCCTTCCGGGCCCGTCAGCTCCGCGAGGTTCAGCTCGATGGGACGCTGGCCTCCGTCGCCCAGATGCTCGAAGATGCTGGCAGCGAGGCGGCGAACCATGGGATCCGCCAGATCCACCCCACTCGCGGAATAGAGCGGCGGATGATCGTCTCCGGGCGCGAAGACGAGTAGCGCGGCGCGGGCACGGAAGACCTCGCGCACCTGCTCCACGAAGCGCCGGCTGACCTCTTCGGGCTCCAGGGATTGCATCAGGCTGTCGGAGATGCGCGCCAGGGCGGTGAGCTCGTCGGTGCTGCGCTTGATGCGCGACATCACCCCCACCCGCGCAAGGAGCTCGGCGCGGCTGCAATCCTTGGTAAGGAAATCGTACGCTCCCAGGTCGAGTCCGCGGACGATCACCTCGTCCGTGGGGGGATCGGCGGTGAGGAAGATCACCGGCATCTGCTGCGTGCGCGGATCTTCCTTGAGGCGCTCCACCACCTCGAAGCCGTCCAGGCCCGGCATGTAGACGTCGAGGACGATCACGTCCGGGCACCATTCCCGGGCGAGACGAAGGCCCTCCTCTCCGTTCTCGGCGGTGGCCACGACGTGGCCCGCCTCGCCGAGGGAGGCGGCGACCGCCACCCGGGGGATCTTCTGGTCGTCGACGACGAGAACTCGCGCCATCAGGGTTCTTCCCAGGTACCCGAACGGCCGCTGCAGAGGGCAGCGATCGCCTGACCGATCTCGTCCAGCCTCAGGACCCGCTCCGCCCAGGGAGCGGCGGCACGCGGCATCCCGTAGATCACCGCTGTCTGCTCGCTCTCGGCCAGCGTGCGACCCCCTGCCTCCCGCAGCTCACGCAACCCTTCCGCCCCGTCGTCCCCCATCCCCGTCAGGATCACACCGATGGTGCGGGAGCCGGCCACCGCGGCAGCGGAGCGAAAGAGCAGGTCGACAGAAGGGCGATGCAGGTAATCGTCACTTCCGTTGGTCACTCGGGCGCGCAGCCTCGAGCCGTCGCGCTCGATCGAGATCTGCGAGCCGCCGGGGGCCAGGTAGACGGAGCCCGGCTCCAGCGTCGCGCCGTCCACCGCCTCGCGCACGCGCACACTGCTGCGGCGGTCGATGCGCTCGGCGAGCGTCCGTGTGAAACCTGCAGGCATGTGCTGCGCCACCACGACCGCCGCCGTCAGGTCGGCCGGGAGTGACGCGATCACTTCCATCAGTGCCTTGGGTCCACCGGTGGAGGAGCCGATCACCACGAGGTCGTAGTCGCCGCGCGGCTCGGGCTCGAGCTGAACGGGCGGGGGCGGCTCGGCCACCGTTACCGTCTCCGGTGCGGATCCTTGTTTGTGCACCGAGGCCCCGGCCACGGCCAGCACCTTCTCCCGGATCACCGGTTCCAGCCGGTGGATGTCCATCGCGGTGCCGGCCGAGGTCTTGTCGACGAAGTCCACCGCCCCGAGCTCGAGCGCGCGCATGGTCACGTCTGCACCGTCCGAGGTGAGCGTGCTCAGCATGAGCACGCCCGTGGGCGCAACCTCCATGATGGTGCGCAGCACTTCGAGGCCGTCCTGGTCCGGCAGGTTCACGTCCAGGATGACCACGTCGGGGCGAAGGGTGCGGGCGAGGGTGATCCCCTCGGCTCCGTTTGCCGCCGTGGCGACCACTTCCACACCCGGCACCGGGCTGAGCATGCGCTGCACCGCCTGGCGCACGAACGTGGAATCGTCCACCAGGAGGACACGTATCGACTCAGCCATCCGCGGGACGTCGG
This genomic interval carries:
- a CDS encoding chemotaxis response regulator protein-glutamate methylesterase, translated to MAESIRVLLVDDSTFVRQAVQRMLSPVPGVEVVATAANGAEGITLARTLRPDVVILDVNLPDQDGLEVLRTIMEVAPTGVLMLSTLTSDGADVTMRALELGAVDFVDKTSAGTAMDIHRLEPVIREKVLAVAGASVHKQGSAPETVTVAEPPPPVQLEPEPRGDYDLVVIGSSTGGPKALMEVIASLPADLTAAVVVAQHMPAGFTRTLAERIDRRSSVRVREAVDGATLEPGSVYLAPGGSQISIERDGSRLRARVTNGSDDYLHRPSVDLLFRSAAAVAGSRTIGVILTGMGDDGAEGLRELREAGGRTLAESEQTAVIYGMPRAAAPWAERVLRLDEIGQAIAALCSGRSGTWEEP